The following proteins are co-located in the Microbacterium profundi genome:
- a CDS encoding winged helix-turn-helix domain-containing protein gives MSDIPRTGNARFVVHGNSTDILRGSFAEFRHAGVPITIHPEIVGALADLAHDDDASLILAGGEAFEQLSAILQITQPVCSGSIFLGVFDTTATATIAGAMKAGVRGTVRLPMTPQRLRDVARLHPRTGPIERILTIGELTLDIPHRSLRWRDQALLLPAREFELLHQIIRAYPESVSIDTLALAFGSDLEDPHASVRVAMTKLRARLAAFAPAQALIETVRVAGYRLVS, from the coding sequence ATGAGCGACATCCCCCGGACCGGCAACGCCCGCTTCGTCGTACACGGCAACAGCACCGATATCCTCCGGGGCAGCTTCGCCGAATTCCGGCACGCGGGAGTGCCGATCACAATCCACCCAGAGATCGTCGGCGCCCTCGCCGATCTCGCTCACGATGACGACGCCTCGCTCATCCTCGCCGGCGGCGAAGCCTTCGAGCAGCTCAGCGCCATCCTCCAGATCACCCAGCCTGTGTGCAGCGGCTCCATCTTCCTCGGTGTCTTCGACACCACTGCGACGGCGACGATAGCCGGCGCGATGAAAGCGGGAGTGCGCGGCACTGTGCGGCTGCCGATGACTCCACAGCGACTGCGTGACGTCGCGCGGCTGCACCCGCGGACCGGCCCGATCGAACGGATCCTCACCATCGGCGAGTTGACTCTCGACATCCCACACCGCAGCCTTCGATGGCGAGACCAGGCGCTGCTCCTGCCCGCGCGGGAGTTCGAGCTCCTGCACCAGATCATTCGTGCATACCCGGAGAGTGTGAGCATCGACACCCTCGCCCTCGCCTTCGGCTCCGACCTGGAAGACCCCCATGCCTCGGTACGGGTCGCGATGACGAAACTGCGTGCACGGCTGGCGGCGTTCGCCCCCGCACAAGCACTCATCGAGACCGTGCGGGTGGCAGGCTACCGGCTCGTGTCCTGA
- a CDS encoding ArsR/SmtB family transcription factor, with protein MSSLPKSQSQIGGALDRDAAEELARTLRAVADPTRLQILSIILGSVDERATVGQLADVLGLRQPTVTHHVRILLDDGFLMRQQSGKLGWLSVNPGRRSAVEDFLR; from the coding sequence GAAGTCGCAGTCCCAGATCGGCGGTGCCCTGGATCGTGATGCCGCCGAAGAGTTGGCGCGTACGCTTCGTGCGGTGGCGGACCCGACCCGGCTTCAGATCCTGAGCATCATCCTGGGTTCCGTTGATGAGCGTGCCACCGTGGGCCAGCTCGCTGATGTGCTGGGATTGAGGCAGCCGACCGTGACGCATCACGTTCGAATCCTGCTCGATGACGGATTCCTCATGCGGCAGCAGTCTGGAAAGCTGGGCTGGCTGTCCGTGAACCCGGGCCGGCGTAGCGCGGTCGAGGACTTCCTGCGGTGA
- a CDS encoding PstS family phosphate ABC transporter substrate-binding protein has translation MRKTTAKIFASTALVVIGALTLSACGGQPAEGDSGGSSGSASGLSGSVTTDGSSTVAPLTEAAADLFGDEESGVNVSVATSGTGGGFKSFCADETDISNASRPIKDEEAAECEAAGVEYTEIVAANDGLSVIINPENDWAEDLTVEQLNTIWGPEAEGEITNWNQVDSSFPDQAITLFGAGTDSGTFDYFTDAINGEEGAIRTDYSPSEDDNITVQGVSGDVGAIGFLGLSYVEENEGVIKAAMIDGVMPSTETVQDGTYTPLGRPLFIYVNNASYVEKEQVKAFVDFYVANSLDIAERALFVPLTEEQVTTASDELASLG, from the coding sequence GTGCGAAAGACCACAGCAAAGATCTTCGCGTCCACGGCGCTGGTCGTCATCGGCGCGCTCACGCTGAGCGCCTGCGGGGGACAACCCGCGGAAGGCGACTCCGGCGGATCGAGCGGCTCCGCAAGCGGATTGTCCGGTTCGGTGACCACCGACGGTTCGTCGACCGTTGCCCCGCTCACCGAGGCGGCAGCCGACCTCTTCGGCGACGAGGAGTCCGGTGTGAACGTCTCCGTCGCAACGTCCGGCACCGGCGGCGGGTTCAAGTCCTTCTGCGCCGACGAGACCGACATCTCCAACGCGTCCCGTCCGATCAAGGACGAAGAAGCCGCGGAGTGCGAAGCCGCGGGTGTCGAGTACACCGAGATCGTCGCCGCCAACGACGGGCTCTCGGTCATCATCAATCCGGAGAACGACTGGGCTGAGGATCTCACCGTCGAGCAGCTCAACACCATCTGGGGCCCGGAAGCCGAGGGTGAGATCACCAACTGGAACCAGGTCGACTCAAGCTTCCCCGACCAGGCCATCACGCTCTTTGGTGCGGGCACCGACTCTGGGACGTTCGACTACTTCACTGACGCGATCAACGGTGAAGAAGGCGCGATTCGTACCGACTACAGCCCTTCGGAGGACGACAACATCACGGTCCAGGGCGTCTCGGGCGACGTCGGCGCGATCGGGTTCCTTGGCCTGAGCTACGTCGAAGAGAACGAGGGGGTCATCAAGGCCGCCATGATCGACGGTGTGATGCCGAGCACGGAGACCGTTCAGGACGGCACGTACACCCCGCTGGGGCGTCCGCTGTTCATCTACGTCAACAACGCCTCCTACGTTGAAAAGGAACAGGTGAAGGCGTTCGTCGACTTCTACGTCGCGAACTCGCTCGACATCGCCGAGCGCGCCCTGTTCGTCCCCCTTACCGAGGAGCAGGTCACCACGGCCTCGGACGAGCTCGCATCCCTCGGCTGA
- a CDS encoding arsenate-mycothiol transferase ArsC, producing MSDGAPHRIGKPLDERAARDRAAQVSVLGNPDILRVLSALASDIPVASIPAELSLSSAVIDEALRSLLITGLVRDDEGRVTPTVDAWVRFGRLLSSESLQTVPAAPAVADLPQGVMTIVADLAYRFSSTFSPETVASYVAQSYLLLSQRARVREHLLTMTERYAADRLEALATAQGLLLRDTPEVLFVCVQNAGRSQMAGAFLRHLSGGKVHVRTAGSSPAEAAHPRVAAALLEAGVELWGEFPKPLTDDVVRAADYVITMGCGDACPVFPGRRYMEWDLPDPLELDDAGLRDVRDDIRSRVLDLLAELGVDPQDTSR from the coding sequence GTGAGCGACGGCGCGCCGCATCGCATCGGCAAGCCGCTCGACGAGCGGGCTGCGCGCGATCGCGCGGCGCAAGTATCAGTGCTCGGCAATCCGGACATCCTTCGCGTGCTCAGCGCCCTGGCGTCCGACATCCCCGTCGCTTCAATCCCAGCGGAACTCTCCTTGAGCTCGGCAGTCATCGACGAAGCACTGCGTTCGCTCTTGATAACGGGCCTGGTCCGCGACGACGAGGGTCGCGTGACGCCGACTGTTGATGCGTGGGTGCGGTTCGGACGATTGCTGTCGAGTGAGTCGCTGCAGACGGTGCCGGCTGCCCCTGCGGTCGCAGATCTCCCGCAGGGAGTGATGACGATCGTCGCGGATCTGGCGTATCGGTTCAGCTCTACGTTTAGCCCCGAGACGGTGGCGAGCTATGTCGCGCAAAGCTACCTGTTGTTGAGTCAGCGGGCACGCGTTCGCGAGCACCTTCTGACGATGACTGAGCGTTATGCCGCTGACCGGCTGGAGGCTCTCGCCACAGCGCAGGGGTTGCTGCTCCGGGATACACCGGAGGTACTGTTCGTCTGCGTGCAGAATGCCGGCCGCTCGCAGATGGCCGGAGCCTTCCTGCGCCACCTCTCCGGCGGGAAGGTGCACGTTCGGACTGCCGGTTCATCACCGGCCGAGGCCGCGCATCCTCGCGTAGCTGCGGCGTTGTTGGAAGCGGGCGTAGAGCTGTGGGGTGAGTTCCCGAAGCCGCTGACCGATGACGTCGTGCGAGCCGCCGACTATGTCATCACGATGGGGTGCGGCGACGCATGTCCGGTGTTTCCGGGGCGTCGGTACATGGAGTGGGATCTTCCGGATCCGCTTGAGCTTGATGACGCTGGTCTCCGGGATGTGCGTGACGACATTCGCTCCCGCGTTCTGGACCTGTTGGCTGAGCTCGGAGTTGATCCTCAGGACACGAGCCGGTAG
- the pstB gene encoding phosphate ABC transporter ATP-binding protein PstB, with protein MRCEDVNVYYGDFRAVTGVNLEFGRNEITALIGPSGCGKSTLLRSLNRMNDLIDAAHVEGNVLFQEENIYAKGVDPIEVRRRIGMVFQKPNPFPKSIYDNIAYGPRVTGMKVDNMDDLVEEALTRSALWGEVKDKLKQSAFGLSGGQQQRLCIARTIAVRPDVILMDEPCSALDPIATSRIEDLMYDLRQDYTIIIVTHNMQQAARVADRTAFFTALADDTTGDRTGVLVEYDLTKNIFEQPQDQRTEDYISGRFG; from the coding sequence ATTCGCTGCGAGGACGTCAACGTCTACTACGGCGACTTCCGTGCCGTCACCGGCGTGAACCTCGAATTCGGCCGCAACGAGATCACCGCTCTCATCGGTCCCTCCGGATGCGGCAAATCCACCCTCCTGCGCTCCCTGAATCGCATGAACGACCTCATCGACGCTGCCCACGTCGAGGGCAACGTCCTCTTCCAGGAGGAGAACATCTACGCAAAGGGTGTCGATCCGATCGAAGTTCGCCGCCGGATCGGCATGGTCTTCCAGAAGCCGAACCCGTTCCCGAAGTCGATCTACGACAACATCGCCTACGGGCCGAGAGTCACGGGGATGAAGGTCGACAACATGGACGACCTCGTCGAGGAAGCGCTGACACGTTCGGCCCTCTGGGGAGAGGTCAAGGACAAACTCAAGCAATCGGCCTTCGGTCTCTCCGGAGGTCAGCAGCAGCGACTGTGCATTGCCCGGACCATCGCCGTACGCCCCGACGTGATCCTCATGGACGAGCCCTGCTCCGCGCTCGACCCCATCGCCACATCCCGCATCGAAGATCTGATGTACGACCTGCGCCAGGACTACACGATCATCATCGTCACCCACAACATGCAGCAAGCGGCGCGCGTGGCCGACAGGACTGCGTTCTTCACGGCCCTCGCCGATGACACCACCGGCGACCGCACCGGGGTGCTGGTCGAATACGACCTCACCAAGAACATCTTCGAGCAGCCTCAGGATCAGCGCACCGAGGACTACATCAGTGGACGGTTCGGATGA
- the pstA gene encoding phosphate ABC transporter permease PstA — MRPTALLFLLLLWFSLFVAFAVLITLLVTIFLTGQNKLSWNLITNFPSADPEEAGARPAILGSVWAIGTTAVLTLPLGIAAAVHLEEFADRKRWFNKFVELNVQNLAAVPSIVYGLLALAFLSMLGVTNKNIVIGGALALTLLILPVIIIATREAIRAVPREIRDGSLALGATPWQTTWRQVLPASVPGIATGSILALSRALGEAAPLLVLGALVYITFDPNGLLSGYTTLPIQIFNWTGRPQEGFHELAGATSILLLAVLILMNALAIFIRNKFQKRW, encoded by the coding sequence ATGCGCCCCACCGCGCTTCTGTTCCTTCTGCTGCTGTGGTTCTCGCTTTTCGTAGCGTTCGCGGTGCTCATCACGCTGCTGGTGACCATCTTCCTCACCGGACAGAACAAGCTCTCCTGGAACCTCATAACGAACTTCCCCTCCGCCGACCCTGAAGAAGCCGGAGCTCGCCCCGCCATCCTCGGCTCTGTCTGGGCGATCGGCACCACCGCTGTACTGACTCTGCCCCTGGGCATCGCCGCCGCCGTGCACCTGGAAGAGTTCGCCGACCGGAAACGCTGGTTCAACAAGTTCGTCGAGCTCAACGTGCAGAACCTCGCCGCTGTCCCGTCGATCGTCTATGGCCTGCTCGCCCTCGCATTCCTTTCGATGCTGGGCGTGACCAACAAGAACATCGTCATCGGTGGGGCGCTCGCGCTGACGCTGCTCATCCTGCCGGTCATCATCATCGCCACCAGGGAAGCCATCCGTGCCGTGCCCCGCGAGATCCGCGACGGCTCCCTAGCACTGGGCGCGACGCCATGGCAGACAACCTGGCGGCAGGTGCTCCCCGCATCCGTCCCCGGCATCGCCACCGGCTCGATCCTCGCCCTGTCCCGAGCCCTCGGCGAAGCCGCACCACTCCTCGTACTCGGTGCTCTCGTCTACATCACCTTCGATCCGAACGGGCTCCTCAGCGGTTACACCACCTTGCCGATTCAGATCTTCAACTGGACCGGGCGACCACAAGAGGGATTCCACGAGCTCGCCGGCGCGACCAGCATCCTTCTGCTCGCCGTTCTCATCCTGATGAACGCCCTCGCCATCTTCATCCGCAACAAGTTCCAGAAACGGTGGTAA
- the pstC gene encoding phosphate ABC transporter permease subunit PstC, whose amino-acid sequence MTTVSERTGGPATGRAPAPSASFAGRRRPGEFLIKLGLRVAAGITVITTVGILIALLIPSLSFFAEVPVLEFLFGTRWAPRFADASFGVLPLVTATLWTTVIALLVAVPFGLGAAILLAEYAKPRVRKILKPLLEILAGIPTVVYGFFALQFVQGTVLRDWLQLPTGAFSVLAAGLVMGVMIIPTIASIAEDAMSAVPSALRQGSAALGANRMQTTLRVVFPAALSGIVAAVVLGISRAVGETMIVAIAAGSQAQMVSNPLEQGQTMTGFIANAALGDSRVGSLEYNTLFAVGLLLFLITLLINFISIRFVRRFREAY is encoded by the coding sequence ATGACCACCGTCTCTGAGCGGACAGGGGGTCCGGCCACTGGTCGGGCCCCCGCCCCCTCCGCATCATTCGCTGGACGCCGCCGGCCCGGTGAGTTCCTCATCAAGCTCGGTTTGCGCGTGGCGGCCGGCATCACTGTCATCACGACGGTCGGCATCCTCATCGCGCTGCTGATTCCGTCGCTGAGCTTCTTCGCCGAAGTGCCCGTGCTCGAGTTCCTCTTCGGCACACGCTGGGCCCCCCGATTCGCCGACGCCTCGTTCGGTGTCCTGCCCCTGGTGACCGCCACGTTATGGACGACGGTGATCGCACTCCTCGTCGCCGTGCCATTCGGTCTCGGCGCCGCGATCCTCCTCGCGGAGTACGCCAAACCCCGCGTCCGCAAGATACTCAAGCCGTTGCTGGAGATTCTCGCCGGCATTCCTACCGTCGTCTACGGGTTCTTCGCCCTTCAGTTCGTCCAGGGCACGGTACTCCGCGACTGGCTCCAACTGCCGACGGGTGCGTTCAGCGTTCTCGCCGCTGGCCTTGTGATGGGTGTCATGATCATCCCCACCATCGCCTCGATCGCCGAGGATGCGATGTCTGCCGTTCCCAGCGCACTGCGACAGGGAAGCGCCGCTCTCGGCGCCAACCGTATGCAGACCACTCTCCGTGTTGTCTTCCCCGCGGCGCTGTCAGGCATCGTCGCCGCCGTCGTTCTGGGGATCTCCCGCGCGGTCGGAGAAACGATGATCGTCGCGATCGCCGCCGGCAGCCAGGCACAGATGGTGAGCAACCCGCTTGAGCAGGGACAGACGATGACTGGCTTCATTGCGAACGCCGCGCTCGGGGACTCCCGCGTCGGGAGCCTGGAATACAACACGCTGTTTGCCGTCGGGCTGCTGCTGTTCCTCATCACGCTGCTCATTAACTTCATCAGCATCCGCTTCGTGCGCCGATTCCGGGAGGCCTACTGA